A genomic stretch from Shewanella woodyi ATCC 51908 includes:
- the ung gene encoding uracil-DNA glycosylase: MTRVKDWDGFLAAEREQDYYRALQAFVLAERANGKAVFPPEAEVFTAFNLTPLDKVRVVIIGQDPYHGPDQAHGLCFSVKHGIKIPPSLVNMYKELATDIPGFTAPEHGHLSSWAEQGVLMLNTVLTVEQGKAHSHAKSGWETFTGHAMELLNQQTSPIVFILWGAHAIKKGKVITGKQHHILSGPHPSPLSAYRGFFGCQHFSKTNQILTSLGTPEINWQV; the protein is encoded by the coding sequence ATGACACGAGTAAAAGATTGGGATGGTTTTCTTGCCGCAGAGAGGGAGCAAGACTACTACAGGGCACTGCAAGCTTTTGTTTTGGCAGAGCGTGCAAATGGCAAAGCTGTATTTCCTCCTGAAGCTGAGGTGTTCACAGCCTTTAACCTGACTCCACTCGATAAAGTCAGAGTGGTGATCATAGGCCAAGATCCCTATCATGGACCAGATCAGGCTCATGGTCTCTGTTTCTCGGTGAAACATGGTATTAAAATACCGCCCTCTTTGGTGAATATGTATAAAGAGCTCGCGACCGACATTCCCGGTTTTACAGCTCCAGAGCATGGCCATCTCTCCTCTTGGGCCGAACAGGGGGTTTTGATGCTCAATACAGTGTTGACGGTAGAGCAGGGGAAGGCACATTCACATGCAAAATCAGGTTGGGAAACCTTTACTGGACATGCAATGGAGCTGTTAAATCAACAAACATCTCCTATTGTATTTATTTTATGGGGCGCTCACGCCATTAAAAAAGGCAAAGTTATCACAGGCAAGCAGCATCATATCTTATCTGGTCCGCACCCATCTCCCCTATCTGCATACCGAGGTTTTTTTGGTTGTCAGCACTTTTCGAAAACCAATCAAATCTTAACCTCACTTGGAACCCCTGAGATCAATTGGCAGGTTTAG
- a CDS encoding sigma-54 interaction domain-containing protein, translated as MAKTKAQVVSLQSEFLPENQLILNAVSEGIYGFNLAGNAVFINPAAERMTGWKAEELLGKNIHNCHHHSHSDGSHYPKEDCPIYNTLNDGIAREISHEVFWRKDGSSFPVHYTSTPVYKDGKMMGVVAIFRDISIQKQTEKSLREALEQVQALSETLSSENQYLQLELADRTGDVGISGNSPKIKQLIQQIKLVANTESTVLISGENGTGKELVARNLHKLSKRADKPLVCVNCAAFSAGLLESELFGHEKGAYTGATNRRKGRFELANKGTLFLDEVAELSLEAQSKLLRVIQEQEFERVGSSETIKVDIRLITATHHDLLKRVEQGLFRMDLYYRLNVFPIQVPALRDRLSDIPELVSHLIQDLNRKLGKKITRVSQQGLKKLMLHTWPGNVRELQNVLERETILSQSPVLKLAQLPAIQAPQQKQSSNSTNQTLAEMEKKHITRVLQQTKWRISGALGAASALGLPPSTLRSRMKKLNIERPL; from the coding sequence ATGGCCAAAACCAAAGCTCAAGTAGTATCGCTTCAATCTGAATTCCTGCCCGAAAATCAACTTATCCTAAATGCGGTAAGTGAGGGGATATATGGGTTTAACTTAGCGGGAAATGCGGTCTTTATTAATCCGGCAGCCGAGCGGATGACAGGCTGGAAAGCCGAAGAGCTATTAGGCAAGAATATCCATAATTGTCATCACCATAGCCATAGCGATGGCAGTCACTACCCTAAAGAAGACTGCCCTATCTATAACACGCTCAATGATGGTATTGCCCGTGAGATTAGCCATGAAGTATTTTGGCGCAAGGATGGATCTAGCTTCCCTGTGCATTACACCTCGACCCCTGTTTATAAAGATGGGAAGATGATGGGTGTAGTCGCGATATTTCGTGACATCAGTATTCAGAAACAAACAGAAAAGTCTCTCAGAGAAGCCCTAGAGCAGGTTCAAGCCCTTTCTGAAACCCTCTCCTCTGAGAATCAATACCTCCAATTAGAGCTAGCGGATAGAACAGGAGATGTGGGGATCTCCGGTAATAGTCCTAAAATAAAACAGTTAATTCAGCAAATTAAACTCGTTGCCAATACCGAAAGTACCGTGCTTATCAGTGGCGAGAATGGCACAGGTAAAGAGTTGGTCGCCCGTAACTTACATAAACTAAGTAAACGTGCAGATAAGCCTCTGGTCTGTGTTAACTGCGCCGCTTTCTCAGCTGGTTTACTGGAGAGTGAACTTTTTGGTCATGAAAAAGGCGCCTATACAGGGGCAACAAATCGGCGTAAAGGTCGATTTGAGCTAGCCAATAAAGGGACTCTGTTTCTGGATGAGGTCGCCGAGTTAAGCCTTGAAGCTCAATCTAAGCTGCTTAGGGTCATTCAGGAGCAGGAGTTTGAGCGGGTTGGTAGTAGTGAGACCATTAAAGTCGATATAAGGCTTATCACCGCCACTCATCACGACCTTCTAAAACGAGTTGAGCAAGGCCTGTTTCGTATGGATCTCTATTATCGTCTCAATGTCTTCCCAATTCAGGTTCCCGCTCTAAGGGATAGACTCAGTGACATACCTGAGCTAGTGAGCCACTTAATTCAGGATTTGAATAGGAAATTGGGCAAAAAGATCACCCGAGTCAGTCAACAAGGGTTGAAAAAGTTGATGCTACACACCTGGCCGGGTAACGTTCGTGAGCTTCAAAATGTGCTCGAACGAGAAACCATACTCTCACAAAGCCCTGTGCTTAAACTCGCGCAACTACCAGCCATTCAGGCTCCCCAACAGAAGCAAAGTTCAAATTCAACCAATCAGACCTTAGCTGAGATGGAGAAAAAACATATCACTCGCGTGTTGCAGCAAACAAAATGGCGGATCTCAGGCGCGTTAGGTGCAGCATCAGCTTTAGGCTTACCCCCTAGCACACTCAGATCTCGCATGAAAAAACTGAATATTGAGCGACCTCTATAA
- a CDS encoding AMP-binding protein: protein MAYDSDQQLDLTQYTSLIDLIEQTSDRYGDKTAYACLGHHTSFSEIERDSRYFAAYLQSIEGLNVGDRIAIQLPNITQFVIAAYGAIRAGMVIVNTNPLYTERELIHQFNDSGAKALVVLSDLLPTLTNVVAKTDIETVISTHALDLHAPQEQAQPQPEVPFATLTFHHILSQGAELNYQPITSQLEQLAALQYTGGTTGLSKGAMLSHGNLIANAMQIKSRVGDKLIKGEEIFVAPLPIYHIYAFMVNLVLYFERGACSVLIPNPRDISSLIQTISNYKFSGFAGLNTLFVGLCHQPEFKALDFSHLKVTISGGTALTQAAANVWQQTTGCTISEGYGLSETSPVVSLNSPGLEQIGTIGKPVIGTEVRILDTDDNEVPLGESGEVAVRGPQVMQGYWNKPEETAKVMTQDGFFKTGDIGVATSDGFHKIVDRIKDMIIVSGFNVYPNEIEDVLSNHDAILECAVIGVKDERAGEKVKAVIVLNDQSSDQEAARAELESYCRAQLTAYKVPRIIEFVDALPKSTVGKILRRELREG from the coding sequence ATGGCGTACGACTCAGATCAGCAACTTGACCTCACCCAATACACCTCTCTTATCGATCTGATAGAGCAGACAAGTGATAGGTACGGTGACAAAACGGCTTATGCTTGCCTTGGACACCACACATCGTTTAGCGAAATAGAGCGAGACTCGCGTTACTTTGCCGCCTACCTCCAGAGCATTGAAGGCTTAAATGTCGGTGATCGCATCGCCATCCAGCTGCCCAATATTACTCAGTTTGTTATTGCCGCCTATGGTGCTATACGAGCAGGAATGGTGATAGTAAACACTAACCCACTCTATACAGAGCGTGAACTCATTCATCAATTTAACGACTCTGGCGCCAAAGCATTAGTGGTACTGTCAGATCTTCTGCCCACACTAACAAACGTGGTCGCCAAAACCGATATAGAGACAGTGATCTCAACCCATGCTCTTGATCTACACGCACCACAAGAGCAGGCTCAGCCTCAACCAGAGGTTCCCTTTGCGACACTGACATTCCATCATATTTTGAGCCAAGGGGCTGAACTTAACTACCAGCCAATTACCAGCCAACTTGAACAACTTGCCGCCCTGCAGTACACAGGTGGCACTACGGGACTCTCTAAAGGTGCCATGTTGAGCCACGGCAACCTTATCGCTAATGCCATGCAGATAAAATCCCGTGTCGGCGACAAGCTTATCAAGGGTGAAGAGATTTTCGTTGCTCCGCTTCCCATCTACCATATCTACGCGTTTATGGTGAACTTGGTGCTCTATTTTGAGCGAGGTGCCTGCTCGGTACTAATCCCCAATCCCAGAGATATCTCATCACTAATCCAAACCATCTCTAACTACAAATTCAGCGGTTTTGCAGGCTTAAACACACTCTTTGTTGGCCTCTGTCATCAGCCAGAGTTTAAAGCCTTAGACTTTTCTCACCTCAAAGTGACCATCTCAGGCGGCACCGCCCTGACCCAAGCAGCGGCAAATGTATGGCAACAAACCACAGGCTGCACCATCTCTGAAGGTTATGGACTCTCTGAAACCTCACCCGTTGTATCACTTAACTCACCAGGGCTTGAACAGATAGGCACCATAGGCAAGCCAGTCATTGGCACTGAGGTCAGGATTCTCGATACCGATGATAACGAGGTTCCATTAGGTGAAAGTGGCGAAGTAGCAGTACGCGGTCCTCAAGTGATGCAAGGCTACTGGAACAAACCAGAGGAAACCGCCAAGGTGATGACCCAAGATGGGTTCTTTAAAACTGGCGATATCGGCGTAGCAACCAGCGACGGCTTCCATAAAATAGTCGACCGTATCAAAGATATGATCATAGTCTCAGGTTTTAACGTCTACCCCAACGAGATTGAAGATGTGCTCTCCAACCACGACGCTATCTTAGAGTGTGCCGTTATCGGCGTAAAAGATGAACGTGCAGGCGAAAAGGTCAAAGCGGTTATCGTATTAAATGATCAAAGTTCAGACCAAGAAGCAGCCAGAGCAGAGCTTGAAAGCTACTGCCGAGCACAGTTAACTGCCTATAAAGTCCCTCGCATTATCGAATTTGTTGATGCCCTACCTAAATCAACGGTCGGCAAGATCCTAAGACGAGAACTAAGGGAAGGCTAA
- the ccoG gene encoding cytochrome c oxidase accessory protein CcoG, with the protein MSNNKTSHNNIDPVTASSAQAVHRYPAPEQRIEFREIPISPAPQSVKHSKKTPLASGKIHIREQKGRFQRIRTATNSLLVILFFLLPFISYQGHQAILFNLSEQQFIFFGTTLWPQDFTVLAWVFIAAAFLLFFTTVFWGRVWCGYLCPQTAWTFMYVWIETRLEGNQNKRIALDKAPWTRQKIVKRVAKHTAWGLTALLTGCAFIAYFVPARELYSDIFSLEASFWVTTWVWFFAICTYLNAGWMREQMCLHCCPYSRFQSVMFDANTKTVTYDANRGESRGARKRKQETELGDCVDCHLCVDVCPTGIDIRNGLQYECINCGACVDTCNQTMDKFGYQKNLISYVSENSLKGKSQPIYTSLKFIGYGLSAFIMLVVIGVDMANKSDIQLNVLRDRQNLYRETAQSQIENSYTLKIRNKTQQTRQYRLSIDKPQLMLVGSAELVIKPGEQLDYPVTLKTDTDQLMSTRTPITFSVTDISQTDSSVSQQSNFFGPL; encoded by the coding sequence ATGAGCAATAACAAAACAAGCCATAACAATATCGATCCCGTCACCGCCTCCTCCGCTCAAGCAGTGCACAGGTACCCTGCACCTGAGCAGCGCATTGAGTTTAGAGAGATCCCTATCTCTCCAGCACCTCAATCGGTCAAACACAGTAAGAAAACGCCATTAGCCTCGGGTAAAATCCATATTCGTGAGCAGAAAGGCAGATTTCAACGAATACGCACCGCCACTAACAGCCTCCTGGTTATCCTCTTTTTCCTACTGCCTTTTATCTCCTACCAAGGCCATCAAGCCATACTGTTCAACTTAAGTGAGCAGCAATTTATCTTCTTTGGCACCACACTCTGGCCTCAGGATTTTACTGTGTTAGCTTGGGTCTTTATTGCCGCAGCCTTTCTGCTTTTCTTTACCACAGTGTTTTGGGGCAGAGTCTGGTGTGGCTACCTCTGCCCCCAGACAGCATGGACCTTTATGTATGTCTGGATAGAGACACGTTTAGAGGGCAATCAAAATAAGCGGATCGCACTAGACAAAGCCCCCTGGACTCGTCAAAAAATCGTAAAAAGAGTGGCTAAACACACAGCTTGGGGGCTTACCGCCCTACTAACAGGCTGCGCCTTTATCGCCTATTTTGTCCCTGCACGGGAACTTTATAGCGATATTTTTAGCTTAGAGGCCAGTTTTTGGGTCACAACTTGGGTATGGTTTTTCGCTATCTGTACCTATCTTAATGCGGGCTGGATGCGCGAGCAGATGTGCCTACACTGCTGCCCATACTCTCGATTTCAATCGGTAATGTTTGACGCCAATACCAAAACGGTTACCTATGATGCCAACCGAGGTGAAAGCCGAGGTGCAAGAAAACGTAAACAGGAGACAGAGTTAGGCGACTGCGTCGACTGTCACCTTTGCGTCGATGTTTGCCCAACGGGGATCGATATCCGCAATGGTTTGCAATATGAATGCATCAACTGCGGGGCTTGTGTCGATACCTGTAACCAAACCATGGACAAATTTGGCTACCAAAAAAACCTTATATCCTATGTCAGCGAGAACTCACTTAAAGGTAAAAGCCAGCCTATTTATACCTCACTTAAATTTATTGGATACGGTCTCTCAGCCTTTATCATGCTAGTTGTGATAGGTGTAGACATGGCTAATAAGAGTGATATACAGCTCAATGTGCTTCGTGACAGACAAAATCTATATCGGGAAACGGCCCAGAGCCAGATAGAGAACAGCTACACCCTCAAAATACGCAATAAAACCCAGCAAACTAGGCAATATCGACTCTCAATAGACAAACCTCAGCTTATGTTAGTAGGTAGTGCTGAGCTGGTGATAAAACCTGGAGAGCAGCTGGATTATCCAGTCACACTCAAAACCGATACCGATCAGCTTATGTCGACACGCACCCCGATCACATTTTCTGTTACTGACATCAGCCAAACTGACAGTAGCGTATCTCAACAATCCAACTTTTTTGGGCCGCTCTAG
- a CDS encoding DUF3144 domain-containing protein: protein MSEAGKETTIFQLADQFIALANELSAKEQDVSKVGTALRFAASRFNAFEAALKSADLAAEKENALEWFVNEYKAMLNDNLDDHIKHPPVSHSEPAEEPAQDDAVQVFKS, encoded by the coding sequence ATGTCAGAAGCAGGTAAAGAGACCACCATTTTTCAGTTAGCTGATCAATTTATTGCCCTAGCCAATGAGCTAAGCGCTAAAGAGCAAGATGTTAGTAAAGTCGGTACCGCATTACGCTTTGCCGCTTCGCGCTTTAACGCCTTTGAAGCCGCACTTAAGTCTGCCGATCTAGCTGCAGAGAAAGAGAATGCCCTTGAATGGTTCGTTAATGAGTACAAAGCGATGCTCAACGACAACTTAGACGACCATATCAAGCACCCACCAGTCTCTCACTCTGAGCCCGCTGAAGAACCAGCTCAAGATGACGCAGTGCAGGTTTTCAAAAGCTAA
- the tnpA gene encoding IS200/IS605-like element ISShwo2 family transposase → MSRYEKASHVYWRCQYHIVWTPKYRFRILKNKLGKDVYRCIHVYSEQLGCVVVELNVQIDHVHLVIKVPPKLSISKLMGALKGKIALKMFSKYPYLRKNKLWGNHFWQRGYFVDTVGINEEVIRRYVRHQEKVEKQEQPQLDLK, encoded by the coding sequence ATGAGTAGATATGAGAAAGCATCGCATGTGTATTGGCGATGTCAATATCACATAGTTTGGACACCTAAGTATAGGTTTAGGATTTTAAAGAATAAGTTAGGAAAAGATGTTTACCGATGTATTCATGTCTATAGTGAGCAGTTAGGGTGTGTGGTTGTAGAGTTGAATGTACAAATAGACCATGTACATCTGGTTATCAAAGTTCCTCCGAAGCTATCGATTTCAAAGTTGATGGGTGCTTTAAAAGGTAAAATTGCTTTGAAAATGTTTAGCAAGTATCCGTATCTTCGGAAAAATAAGCTATGGGGAAATCACTTTTGGCAAAGAGGTTACTTTGTTGACACAGTGGGGATTAATGAGGAAGTGATTCGAAGATATGTAAGGCATCAAGAAAAGGTTGAAAAACAGGAGCAGCCGCAATTAGATTTGAAGTAG
- a CDS encoding LysE family translocator produces MSFTAWLGLLAICCLGAMSPGPSLAMVVRHTLGGGRGKGIICAWAHSIGIGIYALVTLLGLAVVLKQAPMVFNGIAIIGALYLAWMGVQALRSKGGMSDKLAAGENTSALEAARDGIAISLFNPKIMLFFLALFSQFVMVADNLVGQSLIVLTPLVVDGLWYTIIALVLSHKSVLPKLRSKAALIDKLSGVVLILLAVRVLVTI; encoded by the coding sequence ATGAGTTTTACTGCTTGGCTGGGATTACTGGCTATCTGTTGTTTAGGCGCTATGTCGCCGGGACCAAGTTTGGCCATGGTTGTCAGGCATACCTTAGGTGGCGGTCGAGGCAAAGGGATCATTTGTGCCTGGGCGCACTCTATTGGAATAGGTATCTATGCGTTAGTGACACTATTAGGTCTGGCGGTTGTACTTAAGCAAGCGCCCATGGTGTTTAATGGCATTGCCATCATAGGTGCCCTTTATCTTGCTTGGATGGGCGTTCAAGCCTTGAGATCTAAAGGTGGGATGTCAGATAAGTTAGCCGCTGGTGAAAATACCAGTGCATTAGAAGCTGCCCGTGACGGTATCGCTATTTCACTTTTTAACCCTAAAATCATGCTGTTCTTTTTGGCGCTGTTTAGTCAATTTGTGATGGTTGCTGATAACCTAGTTGGCCAGTCACTGATTGTATTAACTCCTCTCGTAGTAGACGGGCTTTGGTATACCATCATCGCCTTAGTATTGTCCCATAAGTCAGTATTGCCTAAGCTGAGGTCGAAGGCGGCATTGATCGATAAGTTATCTGGGGTTGTATTGATCTTGCTTGCGGTGCGGGTATTGGTGACTATCTAG
- a CDS encoding TonB-dependent receptor plug domain-containing protein → MTIRNRKKFGFNALSFAVSMALAGTLASSAASAADDKDKLEDVEKIAVVGSRATPRSIGDSTVPIDIISGDDIRKSGNSDMLEILKGAVPSLNVHSNPISDAASLVRPANLRGLSADSTLILLNGKRRHRSSVIAFLGGGINDGAHGPDISVIPSIALKQVEVLRDGAAAQYGSDAIAGVMNFVLKDNAEGGSLEVKTGEYYEGDGATTELSGNIGMPLTEDGFVNLSFQYKNADPTSRSVQRPDAQAFADAGLDVANPAQIWGSPEIKDDITLFANLGLDLDDHSEAYLFGNYSERDVKGGFYYRNPHNRPGVYSNDDGATLLVGDLTPGPVGQVNDGLGLGDGIDCPVINITSADVTQQQDYIDNVQNNPNCFAFNEMNGLAGGFTPNFGGNIVDTSLVAGTKGEFQMDFLEGILYDFSGSYGSNESSYKIVNTLNASMGPDSPRDFNPGKYIQTEWNFNADFVKFVDWGLADDVSIATGLEWHDETFEVVAGDEASFKVGPLFSQGFGIGSNGFPGFQPSAAGEYTRKNKAIYLDTSMPIFDSLVAEFAVRYEDYDSFGSTVNYKLAANWNIIDELAVRGSFNTGFRAPTVGQANVSNVQTNLSGGVLVDSALLPPTNPISAQLGGTELTPEESKSFTFGTVYTQGDFFLTVDYYNIKVDDRISQSEKIELTDADKATLKAAGVPNVDGLSQVSFFTNDFDTTTQGVDIVANYSAELFSGDSTFALAYNWNKTEVDRYTDITGDFKVSRLENDLPNHRATFTWGQSWDQFNLFTRVNYFGEYQGVHVDYDATINTGEAAVTVDMELSYFINDSFSVALGAQNLFDQDATEIDFTPAGAAECGGCTNNQWGGIYYETSPFGFNGGYYYLKGTYTF, encoded by the coding sequence ATGACAATAAGAAACAGGAAGAAGTTTGGCTTCAATGCCTTGAGCTTTGCTGTATCAATGGCGCTAGCTGGAACACTCGCGTCATCTGCTGCATCGGCAGCTGATGATAAAGACAAATTGGAAGATGTTGAAAAGATTGCGGTGGTAGGCTCGCGCGCGACACCAAGATCCATCGGTGATTCAACGGTTCCTATCGACATTATCAGTGGTGATGATATTCGTAAATCTGGTAACTCAGATATGCTGGAAATATTAAAAGGTGCAGTTCCTTCACTTAACGTACACTCCAACCCTATCAGTGATGCAGCAAGTTTAGTCAGGCCTGCGAACTTACGTGGTTTATCGGCCGATAGTACGCTTATTCTGCTCAATGGTAAGCGCCGTCACCGCTCCTCTGTGATCGCCTTCCTAGGTGGCGGTATTAACGATGGTGCACATGGCCCTGATATCTCAGTTATTCCAAGTATTGCCCTTAAACAGGTAGAAGTACTTCGTGATGGTGCGGCGGCACAATACGGTTCAGATGCGATTGCGGGTGTGATGAACTTTGTACTCAAAGATAATGCTGAAGGCGGCTCTTTAGAGGTGAAAACCGGCGAGTACTATGAAGGTGATGGTGCGACAACTGAGTTGTCTGGCAATATTGGTATGCCGCTAACGGAGGATGGCTTTGTTAACCTGAGCTTCCAGTATAAAAATGCCGATCCAACCAGCCGCAGTGTACAGCGCCCCGATGCGCAAGCATTTGCAGATGCTGGGCTAGACGTGGCCAATCCTGCTCAGATCTGGGGCTCTCCTGAGATCAAAGATGATATCACCCTGTTTGCAAACTTAGGCTTAGATCTCGATGATCATTCAGAGGCTTATCTTTTTGGTAACTACTCTGAGCGAGATGTTAAAGGTGGCTTCTACTACCGTAACCCCCATAACCGTCCAGGTGTTTACTCAAATGATGATGGTGCAACACTGCTAGTTGGAGACTTAACTCCTGGTCCTGTTGGACAGGTCAACGATGGGCTTGGTTTAGGTGATGGTATTGACTGTCCTGTTATCAATATCACTTCTGCAGATGTTACTCAGCAGCAAGACTATATTGATAATGTTCAGAATAACCCTAACTGTTTTGCTTTCAATGAGATGAATGGGTTAGCTGGAGGTTTTACGCCTAATTTTGGTGGTAACATTGTCGATACCTCCCTTGTTGCCGGTACTAAAGGTGAGTTCCAGATGGACTTCCTTGAAGGCATTTTATATGACTTTAGTGGTTCATATGGCAGCAACGAGTCTAGCTATAAAATTGTTAATACCTTAAATGCGTCAATGGGTCCAGACTCGCCACGTGATTTTAATCCGGGCAAATACATTCAGACTGAGTGGAATTTTAATGCCGACTTTGTCAAATTTGTCGATTGGGGTCTTGCCGATGACGTGAGTATCGCGACGGGCCTAGAGTGGCATGATGAAACCTTTGAAGTGGTTGCTGGTGATGAGGCTTCATTTAAAGTTGGCCCGCTATTCTCACAAGGTTTTGGTATCGGTTCTAACGGTTTCCCTGGTTTTCAGCCATCAGCAGCTGGTGAATATACTCGTAAGAATAAAGCGATATACCTAGATACCAGCATGCCTATTTTTGATAGCTTAGTGGCAGAGTTTGCTGTGAGATACGAAGATTATGATTCGTTCGGTTCAACGGTAAATTATAAACTAGCGGCTAATTGGAATATTATTGATGAGCTTGCAGTTCGTGGCTCGTTTAATACAGGTTTCCGTGCGCCAACAGTTGGTCAAGCGAATGTGAGTAATGTACAAACTAACTTATCTGGCGGTGTATTAGTTGACTCGGCGTTGCTGCCGCCAACTAACCCTATCTCTGCACAGCTTGGTGGTACAGAGCTTACGCCTGAAGAGTCAAAAAGTTTCACTTTTGGTACGGTTTATACTCAAGGAGATTTCTTCTTAACCGTTGATTACTACAACATTAAGGTTGACGACCGTATTAGCCAATCTGAGAAGATTGAGTTAACTGATGCTGATAAGGCAACTTTGAAAGCTGCCGGTGTACCTAATGTTGATGGCCTGTCGCAGGTGAGCTTCTTTACCAACGATTTTGATACCACCACTCAAGGTGTTGATATTGTTGCAAACTACTCTGCTGAGCTGTTTTCGGGAGATTCAACCTTTGCGCTAGCCTATAACTGGAATAAGACAGAAGTTGACAGATACACAGATATTACTGGTGACTTTAAAGTTTCTCGCCTAGAGAACGATCTGCCAAACCACCGTGCTACCTTCACCTGGGGTCAGAGCTGGGATCAGTTTAACCTGTTTACCCGTGTGAACTATTTCGGTGAGTACCAAGGTGTGCACGTTGATTACGATGCTACGATCAATACTGGTGAAGCTGCGGTGACTGTAGATATGGAGCTAAGCTACTTTATCAATGACTCTTTCAGTGTTGCTCTAGGTGCGCAAAACTTGTTTGACCAAGATGCCACTGAGATTGACTTTACTCCTGCAGGAGCTGCTGAGTGTGGCGGTTGTACCAATAACCAGTGGGGTGGTATCTATTACGAGACATCGCCATTTGGCTTTAACGGTGGTTACTACTACCTTAAAGGCACCTACACCTTCTAA
- a CDS encoding pilus assembly FimT family protein, giving the protein MHYHSPPRALTQNAGFTLIELVVVIIILGILSVVALPKFINLSEDAHVSAVAGTGGAFKSGINLARSVWAVRVGSGPADDLPTFGDSESGELDFNDNGWPAQHWGTPDSDGDSPQLDNTEDCISVWETIFAGNEPSVSSSTSTDETDYKANYISPNQCRFDYRDNLNLSISYDSRNGSVVIDKDPNS; this is encoded by the coding sequence ATGCATTACCACTCTCCACCCAGAGCATTAACCCAAAACGCAGGCTTTACTTTGATAGAGCTTGTTGTGGTGATCATTATACTCGGGATCCTCTCAGTGGTCGCCCTACCAAAATTTATTAATCTCTCTGAAGATGCTCATGTTTCAGCCGTCGCTGGTACGGGTGGCGCATTTAAATCTGGGATCAACCTAGCAAGGAGTGTCTGGGCAGTGCGTGTAGGCTCAGGCCCAGCAGATGATCTACCTACCTTCGGAGACTCTGAAAGTGGAGAGCTGGACTTCAATGACAATGGCTGGCCAGCACAACATTGGGGAACACCTGACTCAGATGGAGACTCACCCCAACTCGATAATACAGAAGATTGTATCTCAGTATGGGAAACTATCTTTGCAGGTAACGAGCCTAGCGTATCAAGCAGTACGTCAACTGATGAGACGGACTATAAAGCGAACTATATCTCGCCAAACCAGTGTCGCTTTGACTACAGAGATAATCTCAACTTAAGTATCAGTTATGATTCTCGCAACGGCAGTGTCGTCATCGATAAAGATCCCAATAGTTAA
- a CDS encoding copper resistance protein NlpE produces MMKLQLITLPLLALTVLACSDLTDSKSAPQPIKESVKSEEIAPPIAVGDNSQNSLDWNGRYSGITPCASCEGIKTELILYYDNTYKLVTIYLGKSSKRFIETGKLKWNEAGAAITLHANGSDQSGNQYQVGENQLFMLDREGQRITGELAEYYRLAKEQ; encoded by the coding sequence ATGATGAAATTACAATTGATCACACTGCCCCTGTTGGCATTAACCGTTTTAGCATGCTCAGATTTAACCGACAGTAAATCTGCTCCTCAGCCCATTAAAGAGAGTGTAAAAAGCGAAGAGATCGCGCCCCCTATCGCTGTAGGAGATAATAGCCAAAACTCGCTAGACTGGAATGGTCGATACTCAGGCATCACCCCTTGCGCCAGCTGTGAAGGGATTAAGACTGAGCTCATCCTCTACTATGACAACACCTACAAGCTCGTCACTATCTATCTAGGGAAAAGCAGTAAACGTTTCATTGAAACAGGTAAACTTAAATGGAATGAAGCGGGCGCAGCGATAACTCTGCATGCTAACGGAAGTGATCAATCAGGTAATCAATATCAAGTAGGAGAGAATCAACTCTTTATGCTAGATAGAGAGGGGCAACGCATCACAGGTGAGCTTGCGGAGTATTATCGGTTAGCCAAAGAGCAGTAA